From the Leifsonia sp. AG29 genome, one window contains:
- a CDS encoding glucose-6-phosphate dehydrogenase assembly protein OpcA, with product MIVDLPATTVSNISKALVKIREEGGAVALGRVLTLVIATHLGQEEEAIEAANDASREHPMRVIVVSTEEERSHNGDGRLDAQIRVGGDAGASEVIVLRAYGETASDEEGLVTGLLLPDAPVVVWWPGIAPAKVSHSPLGRIATRRITDASAQPNPQEALFHLSETYAPGDTDFAWTRLTLWRAQLAAVLDQPPYEPITSVEVAGAADSPSTLLLAAWLRKQLQVPVQYDLASRAIGSGGIHGVRMERASGTIELEREIPNVAKLSQPGQPSHDLSLPRRSLRDCLAEELRRLDPDDLYGEVITEGLALLQAADEGAGATA from the coding sequence ATGATCGTCGATCTTCCCGCGACGACCGTCAGCAACATCTCGAAGGCGCTCGTCAAGATCCGCGAGGAGGGCGGCGCCGTCGCCCTCGGCCGCGTCCTGACGCTCGTCATCGCGACGCACCTCGGTCAGGAGGAGGAGGCCATCGAGGCCGCCAACGACGCCTCCCGCGAGCACCCGATGCGCGTCATCGTGGTCTCGACGGAGGAGGAGCGCAGCCACAACGGCGACGGCCGCCTCGACGCGCAGATCCGCGTCGGCGGCGACGCCGGCGCCAGCGAGGTCATCGTCCTGCGCGCCTACGGTGAGACGGCGAGCGACGAGGAGGGCCTCGTCACCGGGCTGCTCCTCCCGGACGCGCCCGTCGTGGTCTGGTGGCCGGGCATCGCACCGGCCAAGGTGTCGCATTCGCCGCTCGGCCGGATCGCGACGCGACGGATCACCGACGCCTCCGCGCAGCCGAACCCGCAGGAGGCGCTCTTCCACCTCTCCGAGACGTACGCGCCGGGCGACACCGACTTCGCATGGACGCGCCTGACGCTCTGGCGGGCGCAGCTCGCCGCCGTGCTGGATCAGCCGCCCTACGAGCCGATCACCTCCGTCGAGGTGGCCGGGGCCGCCGACTCCCCGTCGACGCTCCTGCTCGCCGCGTGGCTGCGCAAGCAGCTCCAGGTCCCGGTGCAGTACGACCTCGCCTCGCGCGCGATCGGCTCCGGCGGGATCCACGGCGTCCGGATGGAGCGCGCCTCGGGGACGATCGAACTCGAGCGCGAGATCCCCAATGTGGCCAAGCTGTCGCAGCCGGGTCAGCCCTCCCACGACCTCTCGCTCCCCCGCCGCAGCCTCCGCGATTGCCTCGCCGAGGAATTGCGTAGGCTGGACCCGGACGACCTGTACGGTGAGGTCATCACAGAGGGCCTGGCACTCCTGCAGGCCGCCGACGAAGGAGCGGGCGCGACAGCATGA